A part of Aegilops tauschii subsp. strangulata cultivar AL8/78 chromosome 2, Aet v6.0, whole genome shotgun sequence genomic DNA contains:
- the LOC109757208 gene encoding uncharacterized protein, with translation MSMRRLGAADFRGVRERRSGVFSSEISFGEKRLSLGTFDTAEEAARAYDAAAWRLRRPRWDMNFSDVSTSQCAQDLAHLPRLFTDEDRRDNRRRQRRLAIAEMDVEAMAEWRERFPQDIVNERQFYKQRRTEREARRKERAAYQEDKRARKQAAQLNTSSWDSEDERHADAYLQTSEEDITESEPENDE, from the coding sequence ATGTCGATGCGCCGCCTGGGCGCTGCTGATTTCCGCGGAGTCCGCGAGCGCCGCTCCGGCGTCTTCTCCTCCGAAATCTCGTTCGGCGAAAAACGGCTCAGTCTCGGCACCTTCGACACCGCAGAGGAGGCGGCCCgtgcgtacgacgcggcggcgtggcgcctccggcgGCCTCGTTGGGATATGAATTTCTCCGACGTGTCGACGAGCCAGTGCGCACAGGATCTCGCGCATCTCCCGCGGCTtttcaccgacgaggatcgtcgtgaCAACCGGAGGCGGCAGCGTCGCCTAGCGATCGCGGAGATGGACGTGGAAGCCATGGCGGAGTGGCGCgaacgcttcccgcaggacatcgtCAACGAGCGCCAGTTTTACAAGCAACGGAGGACGGAGAGGGAGGCGAGGAGAaaggagcgagccgcctatcagGAGGACAAGCGTGCGCGGAAGCAGGCCGCTCAACTGAACACGTCGTCCTGGGACTCCGAGGACGAGCGGCATGCTGACGCCTACTtgcagacgtcggaggaggacattaccGAGTCGGAGCCGGAAAACGACGAGTAG